One Caldisericia bacterium DNA segment encodes these proteins:
- a CDS encoding ROK family protein, which produces MKDYAVGIDIGGTKILMVLIDEDGKIIKKGFLRTGNTNEGERIINELKKIFLTLIDGYQIKSIGVGCAGFIDYEKGIVRKSPNINFLVDYPLKETLERHLVYPVFIDNDVKMGAVGELFFGEGKNSEFFIFITLGTGIGGAIVYKNKILRGINNLAGEIGHLTVDKEGILCGCGKKGCFEKLSSGGAIKDYVLYGLKMGRKSKIIEKINGDLEKIDTPLIIDLAFEGDSLCVEAVKNATFYIGLITSYLINILNPEKIIFGGGLTFGLGYFFDDIINISQIYSLKIPFSNCKIIKSYLKEDATSIGAAIYSLKKLRGEDI; this is translated from the coding sequence ATGAAAGATTACGCAGTTGGAATTGACATTGGTGGAACTAAAATTTTAATGGTTTTAATTGACGAAGATGGAAAAATTATAAAAAAAGGTTTTTTAAGAACAGGAAATACTAATGAAGGAGAAAGAATAATAAATGAACTAAAAAAGATTTTTCTAACTTTAATAGATGGTTATCAAATAAAATCGATAGGTGTTGGATGTGCTGGTTTTATTGATTATGAAAAAGGTATTGTAAGAAAATCACCTAATATTAATTTTTTAGTTGATTATCCACTTAAAGAAACTCTTGAAAGACACTTAGTTTATCCAGTTTTTATTGATAATGATGTTAAAATGGGAGCAGTGGGTGAGTTATTTTTCGGTGAAGGAAAAAATTCTGAATTTTTTATTTTTATAACATTGGGAACTGGAATTGGTGGTGCAATTGTTTATAAGAATAAAATTTTAAGAGGAATCAACAATCTTGCCGGTGAGATAGGACATTTAACTGTTGATAAAGAGGGAATTTTATGTGGATGTGGAAAGAAAGGTTGTTTTGAAAAACTATCCTCTGGTGGGGCAATTAAAGATTATGTTTTATATGGTTTAAAAATGGGGAGAAAATCTAAAATTATAGAGAAAATTAATGGAGACTTAGAAAAAATTGATACACCATTAATAATTGACCTTGCTTTTGAAGGAGATTCTCTTTGTGTTGAAGCTGTAAAAAATGCCACATTTTATATTGGTTTAATAACATCATATTTAATAAATATATTAAATCCAGAAAAAATAATTTTTGGTGGTGGATTAACTTTTGGATTAGGTTATTTTTTTGATGATATAATAAACATTTCACAAATTTATTCTTTAAAAATTCCTTTTAGTAATTGTAAAATAATAAAATCTTATCTAAAAGAAGATGCAACAAGTATTGGTGCGGCTATTTATAGTTTAAAAAAATTGAGAGGAGAAGATATATGA
- a CDS encoding uridine phosphorylase yields the protein MCIRDRIYIYNSTTHQYVRGEFPAVSSIEVTLALIEAAERLNFPYHIGIAASTDAFYTGQGRPGLNDYIPSFAKEIFNDMKIAGVTNFEMETSTLFVLSSIYKLRAGSVCVVIANRITNEFQYVGEERAILVANEAVKILSEWDEIKNNKGKKIFFPGLLK from the coding sequence GATGTGTATAAGAGACAGGATATATATTTATAATAGTACAACTCATCAATATGTCAGAGGTGAATTTCCTGCAGTATCCTCTATTGAAGTTACTCTTGCTTTAATAGAAGCAGCGGAAAGATTAAATTTTCCTTATCATATTGGAATTGCAGCATCAACTGATGCATTTTATACTGGACAAGGAAGGCCAGGTTTAAATGATTACATACCTTCTTTTGCAAAAGAAATTTTTAATGATATGAAAATAGCTGGAGTAACTAACTTTGAAATGGAAACTTCCACTTTATTTGTTTTATCCTCTATTTACAAATTGAGAGCAGGTTCTGTATGTGTTGTTATTGCAAACAGAATTACAAATGAGTTTCAATATGTAGGAGAAGAGAGAGCAATTCTTGTAGCAAATGAAGCAGTAAAAATTTTGAGTGAATGGGATGAAATAAAAAACAATAAAGGAAAGAAAATATTTTTCCCTGGCTTATTGAAATAA
- a CDS encoding phosphatase PAP2 family protein — protein MFEFNILKFFENIRTPFLNKIFIFITDLGSFEFYLLTISFIFFIFNNRISLKIVFLLFISFSINTIIKNILKLPRPSAEIFNPIYEKSIGKEEFGFPSGHSQNSVVFWFSLFKIFKKKILLILSILMVSLISISRLYLSLHFVLDIIGGITIGFIVLFLFFDFVDNLIKKFLKDKFSYFIPILLFIFSFLIKEYSNLLSPFSGLLLGTLFYREQEDKNLNIKNIFLRELIGLTTLLILIYISSFIYNILFLYILYLILGLWVSYISKIVFQKIKI, from the coding sequence ATGTTCGAATTTAACATTTTAAAATTTTTTGAAAATATAAGAACCCCTTTTTTGAATAAAATTTTTATATTTATTACAGATCTTGGAAGTTTTGAATTTTATCTATTAACAATCTCCTTTATTTTTTTCATTTTCAATAATAGAATATCATTAAAAATTGTTTTTTTACTATTCATATCTTTTTCTATAAATACAATAATTAAAAATATATTAAAACTTCCAAGACCAAGTGCTGAAATCTTTAATCCAATTTATGAAAAATCAATAGGAAAAGAGGAATTTGGATTTCCAAGTGGACACTCTCAAAATTCAGTTGTTTTTTGGTTTTCACTTTTTAAAATTTTTAAAAAGAAAATATTACTTATTTTATCAATTTTAATGGTATCACTTATTTCAATTTCAAGATTATATTTATCGCTTCACTTTGTGTTGGATATTATTGGAGGTATAACAATTGGTTTTATAGTTTTATTTTTATTTTTTGATTTTGTAGATAATTTAATTAAAAAGTTTCTAAAAGATAAATTTAGTTATTTTATTCCAATTTTATTATTTATTTTTTCATTTTTAATAAAAGAATATTCTAACCTTTTGTCTCCTTTTTCAGGTCTTCTTTTAGGGACTTTATTTTATAGAGAACAAGAAGATAAAAATTTAAATATTAAAAATATTTTTTTAAGAGAGTTAATTGGATTAACTACTCTGTTAATTTTAATTTATATATCAAGTTTTATTTATAATATTTTGTTTTTGTATATTCTTTATCTTATTTTGGGTTTATGGGTTTCATATATATCAAAAATAGTTTTCCAGAAAATCAAAATTTAA
- a CDS encoding DMT family transporter: protein MRKEDLILFLPPFLWGWTFVIVKNGVQNYDPFSFVFIRFTVTLIFMIFLIYIFKFKINKEIFIKGVIAGLFLFSAYIFQTIGLRFTTPTNSAFITSISIPITPFFNFLLTKRKIILRTYIAIIVVIVGLYLLFGGELNSINLGDFLTLICAIFWALHISTIGYFSLNDESLPFLFSQIWTVFILSSISILITKRTILPIPLNSLSGAVIVAIFATLIPFYIQIKYQNKKNTIKTAFIFATEPIFANILEFLLIGTIYSLINYIGMLFIFLSSFIAQRD from the coding sequence ATGAGAAAAGAAGATCTAATTCTTTTTTTGCCACCATTCTTATGGGGATGGACATTTGTAATTGTTAAAAACGGTGTTCAAAATTACGACCCATTTTCATTTGTATTTATTAGATTTACAGTTACTCTAATTTTTATGATTTTTTTGATTTATATATTTAAATTTAAAATAAATAAAGAAATTTTTATTAAAGGTGTAATAGCAGGTTTATTTCTTTTTTCAGCATACATCTTTCAAACAATAGGATTAAGATTTACAACTCCAACAAATAGTGCTTTCATTACCTCTATATCAATACCAATAACACCATTTTTCAATTTTCTTTTAACAAAGAGAAAGATAATTTTAAGAACATATATTGCAATTATTGTAGTTATAGTTGGTCTTTATCTACTTTTTGGTGGAGAACTAAATTCAATTAATTTAGGTGATTTTTTAACTTTAATTTGTGCGATTTTTTGGGCATTACATATTTCAACTATTGGATATTTTTCTCTTAATGATGAGAGTTTGCCATTTCTTTTTTCTCAAATATGGACAGTTTTTATTCTCTCTTCAATTTCAATTCTAATTACTAAAAGAACTATTTTACCTATTCCTTTAAATTCTTTATCTGGTGCTGTAATTGTTGCAATTTTTGCAACCTTAATTCCATTCTATATTCAGATTAAATATCAAAATAAAAAAAATACAATAAAAACAGCATTTATTTTTGCAACAGAACCAATTTTTGCAAATATTTTAGAATTCTTATTAATTGGTACAATTTATTCTCTAATAAATTATATTGGTATGCTTTTTATATTTTTATCTTCATTTATTGCTCAAAGAGATTAA
- the polX gene encoding DNA polymerase/3'-5' exonuclease PolX, producing the protein MKNKEVAQKLYELAEYLEILGEMRFKINAYIEAARKIENLPIPIEDLAKEGKLTEIKGIGEGIAKKIVQYLETGKIDKLEEAKQKIPPTLLELLEIPGIGPRGAYTLYTKLGIKSIEDLKKAVEEKKIREIEGFGPKKEENIMKALMDRKKKETRRILLGIAYPLSQYVVENLKSKAPIDKVEVCGSIRRMKETIGDIDILVTSKNPEKVMDIFTSLDIVKEVLAKGDTKSTILTNEDIQIDVRVVEPISFGAAVQYFTGSKQHNVKIRELAIKKGFKVNEYGVFDAQTDKRICGETEEEVYNILDLPLIPPEMREDRGEIELALDGKLPKIIELKDIRGDTHVHTKYSDGENTIFEIVNKCMELGYEYVVIADHAQALGVAGGLSIEDYKKQKKEIDEINNKLAGKFRIFFGCELNILSDGNVDFKEEDLEIFDLCLAGIHTGFNQDKKKITERILKAMRIKKIKIITHPTGRLLGSRDEYEVDLEEIFKEAKNSGKILEINSTPERLDLNDINVMHGKDVYGLKFTIGTDAHSLYGLYDMKYGVGVARRGWLTKEDIINTLPLKDFEKFIKI; encoded by the coding sequence ATGAAAAACAAAGAAGTTGCCCAAAAATTATATGAACTTGCAGAATATCTTGAAATTTTAGGTGAAATGCGATTTAAAATCAATGCATACATTGAAGCAGCAAGAAAAATAGAGAATCTTCCAATTCCAATTGAAGATCTTGCAAAAGAGGGAAAATTAACTGAAATTAAAGGAATTGGTGAGGGAATTGCTAAAAAAATAGTGCAATATCTTGAAACTGGAAAAATTGATAAATTAGAGGAAGCAAAACAAAAAATTCCTCCAACTCTTTTAGAACTTCTTGAAATTCCAGGAATTGGACCAAGAGGTGCATACACTCTTTATACAAAACTTGGAATAAAATCAATTGAAGATTTAAAGAAGGCAGTAGAAGAAAAAAAGATAAGAGAAATTGAAGGTTTTGGACCTAAAAAAGAAGAGAACATAATGAAAGCACTTATGGATAGGAAAAAGAAAGAAACTAGAAGAATATTATTAGGAATTGCATATCCTCTTTCACAATATGTTGTTGAAAATTTAAAAAGCAAAGCACCTATAGATAAAGTCGAAGTTTGTGGAAGTATAAGAAGAATGAAGGAAACCATTGGTGATATTGATATTCTTGTTACAAGTAAAAATCCAGAAAAAGTAATGGATATTTTTACATCTTTAGATATTGTAAAAGAGGTTTTAGCTAAAGGAGATACAAAATCAACAATTTTAACAAATGAAGATATACAAATAGATGTTAGAGTTGTTGAACCTATTTCATTTGGAGCAGCAGTTCAATATTTTACAGGTTCAAAACAACATAATGTAAAAATAAGAGAACTTGCTATAAAAAAAGGTTTTAAAGTAAATGAATATGGTGTATTTGATGCTCAAACTGACAAAAGAATATGTGGAGAAACAGAAGAAGAGGTTTATAACATTCTTGATCTTCCACTCATTCCACCAGAGATGAGAGAAGATAGAGGAGAAATTGAACTTGCGCTTGATGGTAAACTTCCTAAAATAATAGAACTAAAAGATATTAGAGGTGATACACATGTGCATACTAAATATTCCGATGGTGAAAATACTATTTTTGAGATTGTTAATAAATGCATGGAACTAGGTTATGAATATGTTGTAATAGCAGATCATGCACAAGCACTTGGAGTTGCTGGCGGACTTTCAATAGAGGATTATAAAAAACAGAAAAAGGAGATAGATGAAATCAACAATAAATTAGCCGGAAAATTTAGAATATTTTTTGGTTGTGAATTAAATATTTTATCTGATGGAAATGTTGACTTCAAAGAAGAAGATCTTGAGATTTTTGATCTTTGTCTTGCTGGAATACATACAGGATTTAATCAGGATAAGAAAAAAATAACAGAAAGGATTCTTAAAGCAATGAGAATTAAAAAGATAAAAATAATAACACATCCGACTGGTAGATTACTTGGTTCAAGAGATGAGTATGAGGTTGATCTTGAGGAAATATTCAAAGAAGCAAAGAATAGTGGAAAAATTTTAGAAATAAACTCAACTCCTGAAAGATTAGATTTGAATGATATAAACGTTATGCATGGTAAAGATGTATATGGATTAAAATTTACAATTGGAACAGATGCTCATTCTCTATATGGATTATATGATATGAAATATGGAGTAGGTGTTGCAAGAAGAGGTTGGCTTACAAAAGAAGATATCATTAACACCTTACCTTTGAAAGATTTTGAAAAATTTATAAAAATTTAA
- a CDS encoding PIG-L family deacetylase, with protein sequence MNVNDLFPIPDFFDFNNFLIFEPHPDDVDIFMGGVVKRLTDLEKNVILITVTNGDKGTFDISITEKDLKMLRKEERLRANEILGIKNMIFLDYPDYELPEKGVLVKEFLKIIRELKPEVIFSPDPNLPYEVHPDHKIVGDAVSEAFFFSPMPLIMKDYAPHYVNLISYYITPYPNKFVDITQTFEYKLKAIKEHKSQFNDENYMKMEIYLKFKNGEYGKRIGVNFAEAFKVFTPLHVHTNVDSINI encoded by the coding sequence ATGAATGTAAATGATTTATTTCCAATTCCAGATTTTTTTGATTTTAATAACTTTTTGATATTTGAGCCTCATCCTGATGATGTTGATATTTTTATGGGTGGTGTAGTTAAAAGATTAACAGATTTAGAAAAAAATGTAATTTTGATTACAGTTACTAATGGAGATAAAGGAACATTTGACATCTCTATTACAGAAAAAGATTTAAAAATGTTAAGAAAAGAAGAAAGATTAAGGGCAAATGAAATTTTGGGTATTAAAAATATGATTTTTCTTGATTATCCAGATTATGAACTTCCAGAAAAAGGAGTTCTTGTTAAGGAGTTTTTAAAAATAATAAGAGAATTAAAACCTGAAGTTATTTTCTCGCCAGATCCAAATCTTCCATATGAAGTTCATCCAGACCACAAAATTGTAGGAGATGCAGTAAGTGAAGCCTTTTTCTTTTCACCTATGCCTTTAATTATGAAAGATTATGCTCCACATTATGTTAATTTAATTTCATATTATATAACTCCATACCCAAATAAATTTGTTGATATAACTCAAACATTTGAGTATAAACTTAAAGCAATAAAAGAACATAAAAGTCAATTTAATGATGAAAATTATATGAAAATGGAAATATATTTAAAGTTTAAAAATGGAGAATACGGAAAAAGAATTGGTGTTAATTTTGCAGAAGCTTTTAAGGTTTTTACTCCTTTGCATGTACATACAAATGTTGATTCAATAAATATTTAG